The following proteins come from a genomic window of Nitrospirota bacterium:
- the rplP gene encoding 50S ribosomal protein L16 — MLMPKKIKFRKMQKGRMRGAAYRGSDVSFGEFALKAAEPGWLTSRQIEAARVAITRHAKRGCKVWIRVFPDKPITKKPAETRMGKGKGNPEFWVAVVKPGRVLYEVAGIPEPVAREALRLAAHKLPMATKFITREEAVI, encoded by the coding sequence ATGTTGATGCCGAAGAAGATAAAGTTCAGGAAGATGCAGAAGGGCCGCATGCGCGGGGCCGCCTACCGCGGGTCGGACGTCTCCTTCGGGGAGTTCGCCCTGAAGGCCGCCGAGCCGGGCTGGCTCACCAGCCGGCAGATAGAGGCCGCCCGGGTGGCCATCACCCGCCATGCCAAGAGGGGCTGCAAGGTCTGGATACGCGTCTTCCCCGACAAGCCCATTACCAAGAAGCCCGCCGAGACCCGCATGGGCAAGGGGAAGGGAAACCCCGAGTTCTGGGTGGCCGTGGTCAAGCCCGGACGGGTCCTCTACGAGGTGGCCGGCATCCCGGAGCCCGTGGCCCGCGAGGCCCTCAGGCTGGCCGCCCACAAGCTGCCCATGGCGACCAAGTTCATCACGCGCGAGGAGGCCGTCATATGA